In a genomic window of Shouchella clausii:
- the purL gene encoding phosphoribosylformylglycinamidine synthase subunit PurL, whose amino-acid sequence MSQLLEPSAETIKAERLYREMGLTDDEFALAEKIVGRPLNFTETGLFSVMWSEHCSYKNSKVLLKKFPTDGENVLQGPGEGAGIIDIKDEQAVVFKIESHNHPSAIEPYQGAATGVGGILRDVFSMGARPVALLNSLRFGELESKKVKYLFEEVVAGIAGYGNCVGVPTVGGEVQFDPCYEANPLVNAMCVGLIDHKDIQKGQAKGVGNTVMYVGASTGRDGIHGATFASEELSEDSDAKRPAVQVGDPFMEKLLLEACLEVVQSDALIGIQDMGAAGLVSSSAEMASKAGSGIEMNLDLVPQREAGMTPYEMMLSESQERMLLVVEKGREHEIKAIFERWNLHAVEVGVVTDDRRLRLTHKGEVVADVPVDALAEDAPVYHKPSKVPAYFDVFQQQAPYIPEITDANETLLKLLAQPTIASKEWVYEQYDYMVQTNTVVEPGSDAAVIRIRGTNKALAMTTDCNSRYLYVDPEMGGKIAIAEAARNLVCSGAKPLGVTDCLNYGNPEKPEIFWQLEKSTDGLSEACRELGTPVIGGNVSLYNERSGGAVYPTPVIGMVGLVEDVAHITTQSFKDAGDLIYVIGETKAEFGGSELQKMLAGELSGKAPEIDLAVEKARQQQLLSAIEQGLVQSAHDVAEGGLAVSLAEKMMECPFGAEISLSLSAAELFAESQSRFIVTVKPSDQQRFEDTVRDAVAVGAVTESRKLTIRSENGNAVIDLCQDELVKAWKGAIPCLLKSKA is encoded by the coding sequence ATGTCACAGCTTCTTGAGCCAAGCGCTGAAACGATTAAAGCCGAGCGGCTATATCGAGAAATGGGCTTGACGGATGATGAATTTGCACTGGCTGAAAAAATCGTCGGCAGGCCATTGAATTTCACAGAAACAGGCTTGTTTTCCGTCATGTGGTCTGAGCATTGCAGCTATAAAAATTCAAAAGTACTGTTGAAAAAGTTTCCGACTGACGGCGAGAACGTGCTCCAAGGCCCAGGTGAAGGGGCAGGCATTATCGACATTAAAGACGAACAGGCGGTTGTGTTTAAAATTGAAAGCCATAACCACCCGTCTGCGATTGAGCCGTACCAAGGCGCTGCTACTGGTGTCGGCGGCATTTTGCGCGATGTTTTTTCGATGGGTGCCCGTCCTGTCGCATTGTTAAACTCGCTCCGCTTTGGCGAACTCGAATCAAAAAAAGTGAAGTACTTGTTTGAAGAAGTTGTGGCCGGGATTGCTGGGTACGGCAATTGTGTCGGCGTACCGACGGTCGGCGGAGAAGTGCAATTTGATCCGTGCTACGAAGCGAACCCCCTTGTCAACGCAATGTGTGTCGGTTTGATCGACCATAAAGATATTCAAAAAGGCCAAGCAAAAGGTGTCGGCAATACCGTTATGTATGTCGGCGCAAGCACAGGCCGCGATGGCATTCATGGTGCTACTTTTGCCTCGGAAGAATTAAGCGAAGACTCCGATGCCAAACGTCCGGCTGTCCAAGTGGGCGACCCGTTTATGGAAAAACTTTTGCTGGAAGCATGCCTAGAAGTGGTTCAGTCGGATGCGCTTATTGGCATTCAAGATATGGGCGCCGCTGGCCTTGTTTCTTCTTCAGCCGAAATGGCGAGCAAAGCAGGGTCAGGGATCGAAATGAACTTGGACCTAGTGCCACAGCGTGAAGCAGGGATGACGCCGTATGAAATGATGTTGTCAGAATCACAAGAGCGGATGTTGCTCGTTGTCGAAAAAGGGCGAGAACACGAAATCAAAGCGATTTTTGAACGGTGGAACCTCCATGCTGTGGAAGTCGGTGTTGTCACAGATGATCGCCGGCTCCGTTTAACCCATAAAGGCGAAGTTGTCGCTGATGTGCCGGTCGATGCGCTGGCAGAAGATGCGCCTGTTTACCATAAACCATCAAAAGTGCCTGCCTATTTTGACGTTTTTCAACAGCAGGCTCCTTATATTCCTGAGATAACAGACGCGAATGAAACGCTGCTGAAGCTTTTGGCTCAGCCGACGATTGCTAGCAAAGAATGGGTGTATGAGCAATATGATTATATGGTGCAAACGAATACCGTTGTCGAGCCTGGCTCAGACGCTGCGGTGATCCGCATCCGCGGCACGAATAAAGCATTAGCAATGACGACCGACTGCAATTCTCGCTATTTGTATGTAGATCCAGAAATGGGTGGAAAAATTGCGATTGCGGAAGCAGCGCGGAATCTTGTTTGTTCAGGAGCGAAGCCACTTGGCGTAACAGACTGCTTGAATTACGGCAATCCGGAAAAGCCAGAAATTTTCTGGCAGCTAGAAAAATCGACCGATGGCTTAAGCGAAGCATGCCGGGAGCTAGGGACGCCTGTCATTGGCGGCAACGTCTCCCTTTATAATGAACGGTCTGGCGGTGCTGTTTATCCAACTCCTGTCATCGGCATGGTTGGCTTGGTTGAAGACGTTGCTCATATTACGACGCAGTCGTTTAAAGATGCAGGCGACCTGATTTATGTAATCGGTGAAACCAAAGCAGAGTTTGGCGGCAGCGAGCTGCAAAAAATGCTAGCTGGCGAACTGTCAGGGAAAGCGCCGGAAATTGATTTGGCTGTAGAGAAAGCGCGCCAACAGCAATTGTTGAGCGCAATCGAACAAGGCCTCGTCCAGTCTGCCCATGATGTTGCCGAAGGCGGACTTGCTGTTTCCTTAGCGGAAAAAATGATGGAATGCCCGTTTGGCGCTGAAATCAGTCTATCCCTAAGCGCAGCTGAGCTGTTTGCTGAAAGCCAATCACGTTTTATTGTCACCGTGAAACCTAGCGATCAACAACGATTTGAAGATACGGTCCGTGATGCGGTTGCAGTCGGGGCTGTTACGGAAAGCAGAAAATTAACGATTCGTAGCGAAAATGGAAATGCTGTCATCGACCTTTGCCAAGATGAATTAGTGAAAGCCTGGAAAGGGGCTATTCCATGTTTACTGAAATCAAAGGCTTGA
- the purQ gene encoding phosphoribosylformylglycinamidine synthase subunit PurQ, with protein sequence MKFAVIVFPGSNCDADMYHAIKDGLGEEVEYVFHTETSLDGFDAVLLPGGFSHGDYLRSGAIARFAPIMPAVIQAAEAGKPVLGVCNGFQVLLEAGLLPGAMKRNIDLKFVCRTVELVVENNKTMFSSGYEQGQTIRIPVAHGEGNYECDDETLANLRANKQIVFRYNEHVNGSKGDIAGITNERGNVLGMMPHPERATETLLGNDQGLAVFTSILRNWRESHVTAS encoded by the coding sequence ATGAAGTTTGCGGTCATCGTGTTTCCAGGCTCTAATTGCGATGCAGACATGTATCATGCCATTAAAGACGGACTTGGCGAGGAAGTCGAATATGTCTTCCATACGGAAACGTCTTTAGACGGTTTTGATGCCGTGCTTCTTCCAGGTGGCTTTTCCCATGGCGATTACTTGCGTTCTGGAGCCATTGCCCGCTTTGCGCCAATTATGCCAGCAGTCATCCAAGCGGCTGAGGCAGGCAAGCCTGTACTCGGCGTTTGCAACGGATTCCAAGTACTGCTTGAAGCCGGTTTGCTTCCTGGGGCAATGAAGCGCAATATCGATTTGAAATTTGTATGTCGCACAGTCGAATTAGTTGTCGAAAACAACAAAACGATGTTTTCTTCTGGCTATGAACAAGGGCAAACGATTCGCATTCCTGTCGCTCATGGCGAAGGCAACTATGAATGTGATGACGAAACGCTAGCAAACCTTCGTGCAAACAAGCAAATTGTCTTTCGTTACAATGAGCATGTCAATGGCTCCAAAGGCGACATTGCTGGCATTACCAATGAACGGGGCAACGTGCTTGGCATGATGCCGCACCCAGAACGGGCAACAGAAACATTGCTCGGAAACGATCAAGGATTGGCTGTTTTTACATCGATCTTACGCAACTGGAGGGAATCTCATGTCACAGCTTCTTGA
- the purS gene encoding phosphoribosylformylglycinamidine synthase subunit PurS: MYKVKVYVTLRESVLDPQGGAVKSALHAMDYQEVTDVRIGKYMELQLESTEKLEERVKEMCEKLLANTVIEDYRFEVEEVVPS, from the coding sequence ATGTATAAAGTGAAAGTCTATGTCACCTTGAGAGAAAGTGTGTTAGATCCCCAAGGAGGCGCTGTCAAAAGTGCGCTTCACGCGATGGATTACCAGGAAGTTACAGATGTCCGCATCGGCAAGTATATGGAATTGCAGCTTGAATCTACTGAAAAGCTTGAAGAGCGCGTCAAAGAGATGTGTGAGAAATTGCTTGCCAATACCGTTATTGAAGACTACCGCTTTGAAGTGGAGGAGGTTGTCCCATCATGA
- the purC gene encoding phosphoribosylaminoimidazolesuccinocarboxamide synthase: MVKGELLYEGKAKRIFRSSEEGELWVEYKDDATAFNGEKKETLAGKARLNNEISSLIFATLAKKGIPSHFIRRLSDTEQLVKQVDIIPLEVVVRNVVAGSMAKRLGIEEGTVLKKPLVEFYYKDDALGDPLVTEDHIGILNVAAAEEVAQLKQMAAAVNNELIELFATIGVQLIDFKLEFGRTQAGELLLADEISPDTCRLWDKDTKERFDKDLFRRNLGNLQEGYQEILSRLGGLYHV, encoded by the coding sequence ATGGTTAAAGGGGAATTGCTTTACGAAGGCAAAGCCAAACGGATTTTCCGCAGCAGCGAAGAAGGAGAACTGTGGGTCGAATATAAAGATGACGCCACGGCTTTCAACGGTGAAAAGAAAGAGACGCTTGCAGGCAAAGCACGGCTCAATAATGAAATTTCTTCTCTCATCTTTGCCACGCTTGCGAAAAAGGGGATTCCGTCGCACTTTATACGGAGATTATCTGACACGGAACAACTGGTCAAACAAGTAGACATCATTCCTCTTGAAGTAGTCGTCCGCAATGTTGTCGCTGGCAGCATGGCTAAACGACTTGGCATTGAAGAAGGAACGGTGCTGAAAAAGCCTCTTGTGGAGTTTTATTATAAGGACGATGCCCTCGGTGACCCATTGGTGACCGAGGACCACATCGGCATTTTAAACGTCGCTGCGGCAGAGGAAGTAGCGCAATTAAAACAAATGGCCGCTGCTGTGAATAACGAGTTAATCGAGTTGTTTGCCACAATCGGTGTTCAGTTAATTGACTTTAAGCTTGAGTTTGGCCGCACGCAAGCAGGGGAGTTGCTCCTTGCCGATGAAATATCGCCAGATACGTGCCGGCTATGGGATAAAGACACAAAGGAACGTTTTGATAAGGATCTTTTTCGCAGAAATCTAGGAAACTTACAAGAAGGCTATCAAGAAATTTTATCCCGGCTAGGAGGGCTTTACCATGTATAA
- the purB gene encoding adenylosuccinate lyase: MIERYTRPEMGAIWTDENRYKAWLEVEIVACEAWAELGEIPKEDVAKIRENASFCVDRILEIEEETRHDVVAFTRAVSETLGEERKWVHYGLTSTDVVDTALSYLLKQANAILAEDLNRFLDIIKTKAQEHKYTIMMGRTHGVHAEPTTFGLKLALWYEEMKRNIERFHHAAEGVRFGKLSGAVGTYANIDPRVEQIVCEKLGLNRAPISTQTLQRDRHAEYMASLALIATSIEKFAVEIRGLQKSELREVEEYFAKGQKGSSAMPHKRNPIGSENMTGLARLMRGYMNTAYDNVVLWHERDISHSSAERVILPDATIVLNYMLNRFGNIVKQLTVFPENMKRNMTRTYGLIYSQRVLLSLIDKGMVREEAYDLVQPKATQAWEEGVQFRELVEGEPRITNVLSPEELNECFNYEHHMKHVDTIFTRLGLND; encoded by the coding sequence ATGATTGAACGGTACACACGCCCAGAAATGGGTGCTATTTGGACAGATGAAAACCGCTATAAGGCATGGCTTGAAGTAGAAATTGTCGCTTGTGAGGCTTGGGCGGAGCTAGGCGAAATTCCGAAAGAAGACGTGGCGAAAATTCGCGAGAACGCAAGCTTTTGTGTAGATCGTATTTTGGAAATTGAAGAAGAAACGCGCCATGATGTGGTCGCCTTCACGCGGGCTGTTTCAGAAACGCTTGGCGAAGAGCGGAAATGGGTTCATTACGGCTTAACGTCAACAGACGTCGTTGATACAGCGCTGTCGTATTTGCTAAAACAAGCAAACGCGATTCTGGCAGAAGACTTAAACCGCTTTTTAGACATTATAAAAACAAAAGCGCAAGAACATAAATATACGATCATGATGGGGCGCACACATGGCGTCCACGCAGAACCAACGACATTTGGCTTAAAGCTCGCCCTTTGGTACGAAGAAATGAAACGAAACATTGAACGCTTCCACCATGCGGCGGAAGGCGTCCGCTTTGGCAAGCTTTCAGGGGCAGTTGGCACATATGCCAATATTGACCCACGCGTCGAGCAAATTGTGTGCGAAAAGCTTGGCTTAAACCGAGCGCCGATTTCCACGCAAACGCTCCAACGTGACCGCCACGCCGAATACATGGCAAGCTTGGCGTTAATCGCGACATCGATTGAGAAATTTGCCGTCGAAATTCGCGGCCTGCAAAAAAGCGAGCTGCGCGAAGTCGAGGAATATTTCGCAAAAGGGCAAAAGGGCTCTTCTGCGATGCCTCATAAACGCAACCCAATTGGCTCTGAAAATATGACAGGCCTTGCCCGTTTAATGCGTGGTTACATGAACACAGCTTATGACAATGTCGTCTTGTGGCATGAAAGGGATATTTCCCATTCATCGGCCGAGCGTGTCATTTTGCCAGATGCAACAATTGTGCTCAATTACATGCTGAACCGGTTCGGCAACATTGTTAAACAGTTAACGGTTTTCCCTGAAAACATGAAGCGTAATATGACACGGACGTACGGGCTCATTTATTCACAGCGTGTGCTCCTTAGCTTAATCGACAAAGGCATGGTCCGTGAAGAAGCCTATGACCTTGTCCAGCCGAAAGCGACACAAGCGTGGGAGGAAGGCGTTCAATTCCGTGAACTGGTGGAAGGAGAGCCACGCATTACGAATGTGCTGTCGCCAGAGGAATTAAATGAGTGCTTTAACTATGAACACCATATGAAGCATGTCGATACGATTTTTACACGTCTTGGTTTAAACGACTAA
- the purK gene encoding 5-(carboxyamino)imidazole ribonucleotide synthase: MSEVKPGSTIGIIGGGQLGRMMALSARQMGYRIAVLDPTPDAPCAQIADHVFTAAYDDIEACKQLANVSDVITYEFENIDEEAAKTLTELSDFPQGFKVLGTTQHRLKEKQAISALGVPVAPFSPIYEEADIEEALNEVGLPAVLKTCRGGYDGKGQAVVHTKAELEAAVKTLLASGELVLEAMIPFEREISVIVAKSRNGEVKTFPVAENEHKDNILHRTIVPARIQSETEEQALELAVKIVNGLQAVGLLAVEMFVNEDGSLLVNELAPRPHNSGHYTIEACRTSQFEQHIRAVCGLPLGSTELLAAAAMENILGDDVAPLLGRLDRLGSVSLHLYGKKDAKPKRKMGHVTALGNDADHCLRLLDELWLQTTLH; encoded by the coding sequence ATGAGCGAAGTGAAGCCAGGGAGCACGATCGGCATTATTGGCGGCGGCCAACTTGGGCGGATGATGGCATTGTCGGCCAGGCAAATGGGGTACCGGATTGCTGTGCTTGACCCGACCCCTGACGCCCCGTGTGCACAAATCGCGGATCATGTGTTTACGGCTGCCTATGACGATATAGAAGCGTGCAAACAACTTGCCAATGTAAGTGATGTCATCACATATGAGTTTGAAAACATAGATGAAGAAGCAGCAAAAACACTCACAGAGCTAAGCGACTTTCCCCAAGGGTTTAAAGTGCTTGGGACAACACAGCATCGTCTTAAGGAAAAGCAAGCGATCTCTGCTTTAGGGGTGCCAGTCGCCCCTTTTTCCCCGATTTATGAGGAAGCCGATATCGAAGAAGCACTCAATGAAGTAGGCTTGCCAGCGGTTTTGAAAACTTGCCGCGGCGGCTACGATGGCAAAGGCCAAGCGGTTGTACACACGAAAGCGGAATTAGAAGCAGCCGTAAAAACGCTTCTTGCCTCAGGGGAGCTTGTGCTCGAAGCAATGATTCCTTTCGAACGGGAAATCTCGGTTATTGTCGCTAAATCGCGCAATGGCGAAGTGAAGACATTTCCTGTAGCGGAAAATGAACATAAAGACAACATTCTCCATCGTACGATCGTTCCGGCTCGCATTCAAAGCGAAACAGAAGAACAAGCGCTTGAGTTGGCTGTCAAAATCGTAAATGGTTTGCAGGCAGTCGGGCTGTTAGCGGTAGAAATGTTCGTTAACGAAGATGGGTCGTTGCTTGTCAACGAACTCGCCCCTAGACCCCATAATTCAGGGCATTATACAATAGAAGCGTGCCGCACTTCCCAGTTTGAGCAACATATCCGCGCTGTGTGCGGACTGCCACTCGGCTCGACTGAATTGTTGGCTGCCGCAGCAATGGAGAACATACTTGGAGACGATGTTGCCCCATTGCTTGGCCGCCTTGACCGTCTTGGCTCGGTTTCGTTGCACCTTTATGGAAAGAAAGACGCTAAACCAAAGCGGAAAATGGGGCATGTAACGGCGCTTGGAAACGATGCCGATCACTGCCTACGCTTGCTGGATGAATTGTGGCTACAAACGACTTTACATTAA
- the purE gene encoding 5-(carboxyamino)imidazole ribonucleotide mutase encodes MKQPIVGIIMGSTSDWETMRHASEILEELGVPYEKKVVSAHRTPDYMFEYAEQAEERGLRVIIAGAGGAAHLPGMVAAKTLLPVIGVPVESRALKGLDSLLSIVQMPGGVPVATVAIGKAGATNAALLAAQMIATTDKALQQRLATRRERIKKTVLESSGELV; translated from the coding sequence ATGAAACAGCCGATTGTCGGCATCATTATGGGCAGTACTTCTGATTGGGAAACGATGCGCCATGCCAGTGAGATTTTAGAAGAACTTGGCGTTCCCTATGAAAAAAAAGTGGTGTCCGCCCACCGTACTCCTGATTATATGTTTGAATACGCGGAACAAGCGGAAGAGCGGGGGCTTCGTGTCATTATTGCAGGGGCAGGGGGAGCGGCCCATTTGCCAGGAATGGTCGCGGCAAAGACCCTTCTCCCGGTCATTGGCGTTCCTGTTGAATCACGTGCCTTAAAAGGGTTGGACTCCTTGTTGTCGATTGTGCAAATGCCAGGAGGGGTACCTGTGGCTACTGTGGCAATCGGCAAAGCAGGTGCAACCAATGCAGCGCTTTTGGCGGCGCAAATGATTGCCACAACGGACAAGGCGTTGCAACAACGATTGGCAACGCGCCGTGAACGCATTAAAAAGACCGTTCTAGAAAGCAGTGGTGAACTCGTATGA
- a CDS encoding type II CAAX prenyl endopeptidase Rce1 family protein, which yields MSAFEQRTKRLFLFIVFGIAWGCAALALAVPQTPVLYLAIFAAASPLFAAYTLHLSNYSDSFFAHVFLSGKPNVWWIVAVFVPLFFCFVLLSSFMLIAPALMTNPFIWLLVFLAALLQEIGWRGFFQKEFTRLPFWQSSLIVGAIIACWHIPVILVFFQGSDWHVLLLAAYFLLASAPLSFLTATSKSSIAAALMQTGLFMVFWLSVPYLQAVIVVFALLLMLNGLVMLANAVYPSLYRNAFVVK from the coding sequence ATGAGCGCTTTTGAACAACGAACCAAACGCCTCTTTCTGTTTATTGTTTTCGGCATTGCCTGGGGATGCGCCGCACTCGCGCTTGCTGTCCCGCAAACACCGGTTTTATATCTTGCTATTTTTGCCGCAGCGAGCCCGCTATTTGCTGCTTATACGTTGCATTTATCAAACTATAGCGACTCGTTCTTTGCCCATGTATTTCTATCTGGTAAACCAAACGTCTGGTGGATTGTTGCCGTTTTCGTCCCGCTGTTCTTTTGTTTTGTCCTATTGTCTTCTTTTATGCTTATCGCTCCTGCGCTGATGACGAATCCGTTTATTTGGCTGCTCGTTTTTTTAGCTGCCCTATTGCAAGAGATCGGTTGGCGTGGTTTTTTTCAAAAAGAGTTTACTAGATTGCCTTTTTGGCAATCATCACTCATTGTCGGCGCCATTATCGCCTGTTGGCACATCCCCGTTATTCTTGTATTTTTCCAAGGCAGCGATTGGCATGTTTTGCTTTTGGCTGCATACTTTTTGCTAGCAAGCGCGCCCCTTTCCTTTTTGACGGCGACAAGCAAATCGTCAATAGCTGCTGCGCTTATGCAAACTGGGCTATTTATGGTGTTTTGGCTTAGTGTTCCATACCTGCAAGCCGTGATTGTCGTTTTCGCTTTGCTTCTCATGCTCAATGGCCTTGTGATGCTCGCCAATGCCGTCTATCCATCGTTATACCGCAATGCGTTTGTCGTTAAGTAA
- a CDS encoding GNAT family N-acetyltransferase, whose product MFTLEIDDHSYLKVLDLQDAPAIFALIQNSKAHLRPWMPWADSTNKREDTEAFIRSSMQDFGSNSGLHAGIWHKGQAAGVIGFHQFDWTNKTATIGYWLGEAFCGKGLMTKAGHALLKLAFDYYHLERVELRAATENKASQAVAERLGFTKEGVIRHAEVVGGARHNHVVYGLLKNEWQANAE is encoded by the coding sequence GTGTTTACGCTTGAGATCGACGACCATAGTTACTTAAAAGTGCTTGACCTTCAAGATGCGCCGGCGATTTTTGCACTCATTCAAAACTCAAAAGCGCATTTGCGTCCATGGATGCCGTGGGCCGATTCCACTAACAAACGAGAAGACACGGAAGCGTTCATTCGCTCTAGCATGCAGGACTTCGGCTCTAACAGCGGCTTGCATGCTGGCATATGGCATAAAGGCCAAGCGGCAGGCGTCATCGGCTTCCACCAGTTTGATTGGACGAATAAAACAGCAACGATCGGCTATTGGCTCGGCGAGGCATTTTGTGGCAAAGGGCTAATGACAAAAGCTGGCCACGCTTTATTAAAACTAGCCTTTGACTACTATCATTTAGAACGAGTGGAGCTTCGTGCTGCGACAGAAAACAAAGCGAGCCAAGCTGTCGCCGAACGCCTAGGTTTTACAAAAGAAGGCGTTATCCGCCATGCTGAAGTCGTCGGAGGGGCGCGCCACAACCATGTCGTTTATGGTCTGTTAAAAAACGAATGGCAAGCAAATGCGGAGTAA